The following are encoded together in the Serratia odorifera genome:
- the pip gene encoding prolyl aminopeptidase, which yields MEQLRGLYPPLAAYDSGWLDTGDGHRIYWELSGNPNGKPAVFIHGGPGGGISPHHRQLFDPQRYKVLLFDQRGCGRSRPHASLDNNTTWHLVTDIERLREMAGVEQWLVFGGSWGSTLALAYAQRHPQRVSEMVLRGIFTLRRQELLWYYQDGASRFFPEKWERVLSILSEEERKDVIAAYRQRLTSSDPEVQLEAAKLWSVWEGETVTLLPSKESASFGEDDFALAFARIENHYFTHLGFLDSDDQLLRDVSLIRHIPAVIVHGRYDMACQVQNAWDLAKAWPEAQLHIVEGAGHSFDEPGILHQLMLATDNFAGT from the coding sequence ATGGAACAATTACGAGGTTTGTACCCACCGTTGGCAGCGTATGACAGCGGTTGGCTGGATACTGGGGATGGCCACCGGATCTACTGGGAATTAAGCGGTAATCCCAACGGCAAGCCGGCAGTGTTTATCCACGGCGGCCCGGGCGGTGGCATTTCTCCCCATCATCGTCAGCTGTTCGATCCGCAACGTTATAAAGTGCTGTTGTTCGATCAGCGTGGCTGCGGCCGTTCCCGTCCTCATGCTAGCCTGGACAACAACACCACCTGGCACCTGGTGACAGATATCGAGCGTCTGCGTGAAATGGCCGGCGTGGAGCAGTGGCTGGTGTTCGGCGGTTCATGGGGCTCAACCCTGGCGCTGGCCTATGCCCAACGGCATCCGCAGCGCGTCAGCGAAATGGTGCTGCGCGGCATCTTCACGCTGCGTCGCCAAGAGCTGCTGTGGTACTACCAGGACGGGGCGTCACGTTTCTTCCCGGAAAAATGGGAGCGAGTGCTGTCGATCTTGTCCGAGGAAGAGCGCAAGGACGTGATCGCCGCCTACCGTCAACGGTTGACCTCATCGGATCCTGAGGTGCAGCTGGAAGCCGCCAAGCTGTGGAGCGTATGGGAAGGGGAAACCGTTACTCTGCTGCCAAGCAAAGAATCCGCGTCGTTTGGCGAGGACGATTTCGCGTTGGCATTTGCACGCATCGAAAATCACTATTTCACCCATCTTGGTTTCCTCGACAGTGACGATCAGCTATTGCGCGACGTGTCATTGATTCGCCATATTCCGGCGGTGATTGTCCACGGGCGCTATGATATGGCCTGTCAGGTGCAAAACGCCTGGGACCTGGCCAAAGCCTGGCCAGAGGCGCAACTGCATATTGTCGAAGGAGCGGGTCACTCATTTGATGAGCCAGGCATATTGCATCAGTTGATGCTGGCAACCGACAACTTTGCCGGCACGTAA
- the yebF gene encoding protein YebF, with product MNKTGWSWVVALVAVAGLTGTAQAQQLRSAKVAQCSGLQAADVAAQVKRDFLQNRITRWDADKKQLGTATPIVWVSPDAIVGKDNVWQVPLTVRGSKTDKIYNVTLNCNQGEIAYSVAE from the coding sequence ATGAACAAAACGGGATGGTCATGGGTGGTCGCACTGGTGGCGGTAGCTGGATTGACCGGTACGGCACAGGCGCAACAACTGCGTAGCGCCAAGGTTGCGCAATGCAGCGGCCTGCAGGCGGCGGACGTAGCGGCGCAGGTAAAACGCGATTTCTTGCAAAACCGCATTACGCGCTGGGATGCTGACAAGAAGCAACTGGGCACCGCAACGCCGATTGTCTGGGTCAGTCCGGACGCCATCGTCGGCAAAGATAATGTCTGGCAGGTGCCGCTGACGGTGCGTGGCAGCAAGACGGACAAAATCTACAACGTAACGCTCAACTGCAACCAGGGCGAAATCGCTTACAGCGTCGCGGAGTAA
- the exoX gene encoding exodeoxyribonuclease X codes for MTLRVIDTETCGLDGGIVEVASIDIIDGQLANPMSDLVCPDRPIGIEAMAIHHITEAMVEGKPRIAVAIGRYMGSEYYVAHNAAFDRGVLPEMNGRWICTVKLARALYPGIKYGNQYLRYALNLEVQLPQDTTLYPHRALYDCYVTAALLQRIIKDSGWSAEEMANITEQPVLLKTFKFGKYRGQPIDRIAQEDPGYLRWMLKSITDLSPDMKHTLKYYLVG; via the coding sequence ATGACGTTACGAGTAATAGATACCGAAACCTGCGGGTTGGACGGCGGTATTGTCGAGGTGGCCTCGATAGATATCATCGATGGCCAGCTCGCCAATCCGATGAGCGATCTGGTGTGCCCAGACCGGCCAATCGGCATCGAAGCGATGGCGATTCACCATATCACCGAAGCGATGGTGGAAGGCAAGCCACGTATCGCCGTCGCTATCGGCCGTTATATGGGGAGCGAATATTACGTGGCGCATAATGCCGCCTTCGATCGCGGCGTTTTGCCGGAAATGAACGGCCGCTGGATCTGTACCGTCAAGCTGGCGCGTGCGCTCTACCCCGGTATCAAATACGGTAATCAATATTTGCGTTATGCACTGAATCTCGAGGTACAGCTGCCGCAGGACACCACGCTGTATCCGCATCGCGCACTGTATGACTGCTACGTCACCGCCGCACTGTTGCAGCGCATCATCAAGGACTCAGGCTGGTCAGCGGAAGAAATGGCCAACATTACCGAACAGCCGGTGCTGTTAAAAACCTTCAAGTTCGGTAAGTATCGCGGCCAGCCGATCGATCGCATCGCCCAGGAAGATCCTGGCTATCTGCGCTGGATGCTGAAGTCGATTACCGACCTCAGCCCAGACATGAAGCACACGCTGAAGTACTATCTGGTAGGATAA
- a CDS encoding YoaH family protein, which yields MLAGMPSLNHLEQQEAADRIRQLMEQGMSSGEAIAVVAQQIREQHQGARVAVMFDEEDEDAPGMQPDAEPQDDEDEDDY from the coding sequence ATGCTTGCAGGTATGCCGTCACTGAATCATCTGGAGCAGCAGGAAGCTGCGGATCGCATCCGTCAATTGATGGAGCAGGGCATGAGCAGCGGTGAAGCGATTGCCGTGGTTGCGCAGCAGATCCGCGAACAGCATCAGGGTGCCCGGGTTGCCGTCATGTTTGACGAGGAAGACGAGGATGCGCCGGGTATGCAACCGGATGCCGAGCCGCAAGATGACGAAGACGAAGACGATTATTAA
- a CDS encoding tellurite resistance TerB family protein — protein sequence MKNNWMQQIQSMLGQKAGAAGGSEGIGKLLAPTALGGLVGVLLANKSSRKLVGKFGKNALIIGGSAAVGAVIWNKYKARVKETHQDEPQFGNQITPVDQRAKRLVQALVFAAKSDGHIDAEERRAIDHSLEQLQVGEEAQTWVQQAIDQPLNPDLIAQSVKNEDEALEVYYLSCMVIDVDHFMERGYLDALAQSLKIPADVKQGIESDVNQKKRELA from the coding sequence ATGAAAAACAACTGGATGCAGCAGATTCAATCGATGTTGGGGCAGAAAGCCGGGGCCGCTGGCGGAAGTGAAGGCATCGGCAAGCTGCTGGCACCTACCGCGCTGGGCGGTTTGGTTGGCGTACTGCTGGCTAACAAGTCGTCACGCAAACTGGTGGGCAAGTTTGGCAAAAACGCGCTGATTATCGGGGGGAGCGCCGCGGTGGGCGCGGTGATTTGGAACAAATACAAGGCGCGAGTCAAGGAAACCCACCAGGATGAGCCGCAGTTCGGCAACCAGATTACTCCGGTTGACCAACGTGCCAAGCGCCTGGTGCAGGCATTGGTGTTCGCCGCCAAGAGCGATGGCCATATTGATGCTGAAGAACGCCGCGCCATCGACCATAGCCTGGAACAGCTGCAGGTAGGGGAAGAAGCGCAGACCTGGGTGCAACAGGCGATCGACCAACCGCTGAATCCGGATCTGATCGCTCAAAGCGTCAAAAACGAAGATGAAGCGTTGGAAGTGTACTACCTGAGTTGCATGGTTATCGACGTCGATCATTTTATGGAGCGCGGCTATCTGGATGCGCTGGCGCAGTCGCTGAAAATCCCGGCGGACGTCAAGCAGGGCATCGAAAGCGACGTGAACCAGAAAAAGCGCGAATTGGCCTAA
- a CDS encoding glycosyltransferase produces MSLMLSVIVPMHNAGELLEPFLQSLLAQDERRLEVIIINDGSTDGSAEIARRYAERYSHITIIDQINAGVSVARNAGLAVASGKYVAFPDADDLLAPEMYSTLIEMAENNQLDVMQCNGERYFTQQNELKEIIPAARLSSTGVISGVQWFERALKTRKFIHVVWLAIYRLDFIKQHRLYFEPGLHHQDIPWTTEVMFNAQRVQYLSTPLYRQRVHDRSISNRRRTGAANVEYQRHYMKIVEMLVALNRRYADKIRLRPAFHWQIAREALGICHSIRREPESVAQQQITREFYRRGIDRLMTANARGLKQAWHVLLWRSRLKQWRFDGHSTKTGRTIITG; encoded by the coding sequence ATGTCTTTAATGTTGAGCGTGATCGTCCCAATGCACAATGCGGGCGAATTATTGGAACCGTTTTTACAATCGCTGCTGGCACAAGATGAACGCCGGTTGGAAGTGATTATTATTAATGACGGTTCGACCGATGGGTCAGCTGAGATAGCTCGCCGTTACGCTGAGCGTTATTCGCATATTACGATTATCGACCAGATTAATGCCGGCGTTTCGGTCGCCCGCAACGCCGGTCTGGCGGTGGCGAGCGGCAAATATGTCGCCTTTCCCGACGCCGACGATCTGCTGGCGCCGGAAATGTATTCCACGTTGATCGAAATGGCTGAAAATAATCAGTTGGATGTCATGCAGTGCAACGGTGAACGTTATTTCACCCAGCAGAATGAATTAAAAGAAATTATTCCTGCTGCGCGTCTGTCATCGACCGGGGTAATTAGCGGCGTGCAATGGTTTGAGCGTGCCTTGAAAACGCGAAAATTTATTCATGTGGTGTGGCTGGCAATATATCGGCTTGATTTTATTAAGCAGCATCGGCTCTATTTTGAACCCGGTCTGCACCATCAGGATATTCCCTGGACCACCGAAGTGATGTTTAATGCCCAACGGGTACAATATCTCAGTACGCCGTTGTATCGGCAGCGGGTGCATGACCGCTCGATCAGCAATCGGCGTCGCACCGGCGCGGCCAACGTCGAATATCAGCGTCATTATATGAAGATCGTCGAGATGCTGGTGGCGCTTAACCGCCGCTATGCCGACAAGATTAGGCTGCGACCGGCGTTTCATTGGCAGATCGCCCGTGAAGCGCTGGGTATTTGCCACAGTATTCGCCGTGAGCCGGAGTCGGTGGCGCAACAGCAGATTACCCGCGAGTTCTACCGTCGCGGCATCGACCGATTGATGACCGCCAACGCGCGCGGCCTGAAACAGGCCTGGCACGTCTTGTTATGGCGCTCGCGGCTGAAACAGTGGCGCTTTGATGGGCACAGTACCAAAACCGGCCGCACAATAATAACCGGGTGA
- a CDS encoding YebG family protein, with translation MAVEVKYLVVRNGEEKMTFASKKEADAYDKMLDLADSLGEWLQQAPLTLEEEQREALSFYLAEHKEALTQILRGAAPQAVSQKPAKAKGDKPAASKNPQSQAEKQAA, from the coding sequence ATGGCAGTTGAAGTAAAATACCTGGTGGTCAGAAACGGTGAGGAAAAAATGACGTTCGCAAGCAAGAAAGAAGCCGATGCCTACGACAAAATGCTCGATCTGGCCGACAGTCTTGGCGAGTGGCTACAACAGGCGCCACTAACGCTGGAGGAAGAGCAACGCGAAGCCCTGAGCTTCTATCTGGCAGAACATAAAGAGGCGCTGACGCAAATTCTGCGTGGTGCAGCGCCGCAGGCGGTGAGCCAAAAACCGGCCAAGGCCAAGGGCGACAAGCCGGCCGCGAGCAAAAATCCCCAGTCGCAGGCAGAAAAGCAGGCGGCGTAG
- the dbpA gene encoding ATP-dependent RNA helicase DbpA encodes MSTVSFSSLPLPAEQLANLNELGYAEMTPVQAAALPAILNGQDVRAKAKTGSGKTAAFGIGLLDKINVSQVATQALILCPTRELADQVSKELRRLARFTQNIKILTLCGGQPMGAQLDSLVHAPHIVVGTPGRIQEHLRKKTLVLDEVKVLVLDEADRMLDMGFADDIDQVISYTPPQRQTLLFSATYPAGIERISDRVQRAPLSVEVDDGDAPTTIAQRFYETTRDQRPALLVAAIRHFQPTSCVVFCNTKRDCQSVFEALEARGISVLALHGDLEQRDRDQVLVRFANRSCRVLVATDVAARGLDIKDLELVVNYELSFDPEVHVHRIGRTGRAGMSGLAISLCAPQEMTRAHALEEYLDCKLQWASVSELSGASTAPLEAEMATLCIDGGRKAKIRPGDILGALTGEAGLTAAEVGKIDMFPVHAYVAIRKASARKALQQLQQGKIKGKSCKARLLK; translated from the coding sequence GTGAGCACAGTTTCCTTTTCTTCCCTGCCGCTGCCAGCCGAACAGTTGGCCAACCTCAATGAACTGGGGTATGCCGAAATGACACCGGTACAGGCTGCCGCGCTGCCTGCCATCCTCAACGGGCAAGACGTGCGCGCCAAGGCAAAAACCGGCAGCGGCAAGACGGCGGCGTTCGGTATTGGCCTGCTGGACAAAATCAACGTCAGCCAGGTGGCGACCCAGGCGCTGATTTTGTGTCCAACGCGTGAGCTGGCCGATCAGGTCAGCAAAGAGCTGCGCCGCTTGGCGCGTTTTACGCAAAACATCAAAATCCTTACCCTGTGTGGCGGTCAGCCGATGGGCGCTCAGCTGGATTCGCTGGTGCATGCGCCGCATATCGTGGTGGGAACGCCGGGCCGTATCCAGGAACACCTGCGTAAGAAGACTCTGGTGCTGGATGAGGTGAAAGTGCTGGTGCTGGACGAAGCCGACCGCATGCTCGACATGGGCTTTGCCGACGACATTGACCAGGTAATCAGCTACACGCCGCCGCAGCGCCAAACGCTGCTGTTTTCCGCGACCTATCCCGCGGGCATCGAGCGCATCAGCGACCGGGTGCAACGCGCGCCGTTGAGCGTGGAAGTCGACGACGGCGACGCGCCAACCACCATCGCTCAGCGCTTTTACGAAACCACCCGCGATCAGCGTCCGGCGTTGTTGGTGGCCGCCATTCGCCATTTTCAGCCAACGTCTTGCGTGGTGTTCTGCAATACCAAACGCGATTGTCAGAGCGTGTTTGAAGCATTGGAGGCACGCGGCATCAGCGTGCTGGCACTGCATGGCGATCTGGAGCAGCGCGATCGCGATCAGGTGCTGGTGCGTTTTGCCAACCGCAGCTGTCGCGTGCTGGTAGCGACCGACGTCGCCGCACGCGGTCTGGATATCAAGGATCTTGAACTGGTGGTCAATTACGAACTGTCGTTCGACCCGGAAGTGCATGTGCACCGCATTGGCCGTACCGGCCGTGCCGGCATGAGCGGGCTGGCCATTAGCCTGTGTGCGCCGCAGGAAATGACACGCGCCCACGCGCTGGAAGAGTATCTGGACTGCAAGTTGCAATGGGCGTCAGTCAGTGAATTGAGCGGTGCGTCAACGGCACCGCTGGAAGCGGAAATGGCCACGCTGTGCATTGACGGCGGCCGCAAGGCGAAGATTCGCCCCGGCGATATTCTCGGGGCGTTGACCGGAGAGGCGGGTCTGACCGCGGCCGAGGTCGGTAAAATCGATATGTTCCCGGTGCACGCCTACGTGGCTATCCGCAAGGCCAGCGCGCGCAAGGCGTTGCAACAATTGCAGCAGGGCAAGATCAAAGGCAAAAGCTGCAAGGCGCGGCTGCTGAAATAA
- the yqfB gene encoding N(4)-acetylcytidine aminohydrolase: MSRGITFFSRFEPDILAGRKTITLRDASESHFQPGDVLRVSRHEDGVFFCLIEVLSVTPIRLEALTEQHAKQENMPLGELKQVIKEIYPGLDELFVIAFIKR; the protein is encoded by the coding sequence ATGAGCCGCGGAATAACTTTCTTCAGCCGCTTTGAGCCGGATATCCTGGCTGGGCGCAAAACCATTACTCTACGGGACGCCAGTGAGTCACACTTCCAGCCCGGGGATGTCTTGCGCGTCAGCCGTCATGAGGACGGCGTGTTTTTCTGCCTGATTGAAGTGCTGTCGGTGACGCCAATCCGTCTGGAGGCGTTGACCGAACAACACGCCAAACAGGAAAACATGCCGCTTGGCGAGCTGAAGCAGGTTATCAAGGAAATCTATCCGGGGCTGGACGAACTGTTTGTGATTGCCTTTATCAAACGCTAG
- the cspE gene encoding transcription antiterminator/RNA stability regulator CspE, which translates to MTKITGHVKWFNESKGFGFITPADGSKDVFVHFSAIVSDGFKTLAEGQQVEFSIQDSQRGPAAANVVAI; encoded by the coding sequence ATGACTAAGATTACCGGTCACGTAAAATGGTTCAACGAAAGCAAAGGCTTCGGCTTTATCACTCCAGCCGATGGCTCGAAAGATGTTTTCGTGCATTTTTCCGCTATCGTCAGCGATGGTTTCAAAACTCTGGCAGAAGGTCAGCAGGTTGAATTCTCCATCCAGGACAGCCAACGTGGCCCAGCCGCAGCCAACGTTGTTGCCATCTAA
- the purT gene encoding formate-dependent phosphoribosylglycinamide formyltransferase, which translates to MFTIGTALCPSATRVMLLGSGELGKEVAIECQRLGLEVIAVDRYANAPAMHVAHRSHVINMLDGQALKTLIEQERPDYIVPEIEAIATDMLVQLEQQGHHVVPCAEATRLTMNREGIRRLAAENLALPTSSYRFADSQDAFYQAVDDIGYPCIIKPVMSSSGKGQSLIRDASQLAAAWEYAQQGGRAGGGRVIVEGLVKFDVEITLLTISAVDGVHFCAPIGHRQEDGDYRESWQPQCISPLALQRAQAIAERVVTALGGYGLFGVELFVCGDEVIFSEVSPRPHDTGMVTLISQDLSEFALHVRAFLGLPIGAIRQFGPAASAVILPELTSSDLRFGGLDQALQGHNQLRLFAKPDISGKRRLGVALACAPTTEQAVEIATQAAAAVMVQG; encoded by the coding sequence ATGTTTACTATTGGAACCGCACTGTGCCCCTCCGCCACCCGTGTCATGCTGCTCGGCTCCGGCGAACTGGGTAAAGAGGTGGCAATCGAATGCCAGCGTCTTGGGTTGGAAGTGATTGCCGTCGATCGCTATGCCAATGCCCCGGCAATGCACGTCGCGCATCGCAGCCACGTGATTAACATGCTGGACGGCCAGGCGTTGAAGACGCTGATCGAGCAGGAACGTCCTGACTACATCGTACCGGAAATTGAAGCCATCGCCACCGACATGCTGGTGCAACTGGAGCAACAGGGCCACCATGTCGTGCCCTGCGCCGAAGCGACTCGCCTGACCATGAACCGCGAAGGCATTCGCCGTCTGGCGGCAGAGAATCTTGCCCTGCCGACCTCCAGCTACCGCTTTGCCGATAGCCAGGACGCCTTTTATCAGGCGGTCGACGACATAGGCTACCCCTGTATTATCAAACCGGTGATGAGCTCATCCGGCAAAGGCCAGAGCCTGATCCGTGACGCCTCGCAGTTGGCGGCAGCCTGGGAATATGCGCAACAGGGCGGTCGCGCCGGCGGTGGACGGGTGATTGTCGAAGGACTGGTCAAGTTTGATGTTGAAATTACCTTGCTGACCATCAGCGCGGTGGACGGCGTACATTTTTGCGCGCCGATCGGTCACCGTCAGGAAGATGGCGATTACCGTGAATCCTGGCAGCCGCAATGCATATCGCCGCTAGCGTTGCAACGCGCCCAGGCGATAGCCGAGCGGGTGGTCACTGCGCTGGGTGGTTACGGGTTGTTTGGCGTTGAGCTATTCGTTTGCGGCGATGAGGTCATTTTCAGCGAAGTCTCCCCTCGCCCGCACGATACTGGCATGGTGACGCTGATTTCACAGGATCTGTCGGAGTTTGCCCTGCACGTTCGCGCTTTCCTGGGTCTGCCGATCGGCGCTATTCGCCAGTTCGGTCCGGCGGCATCGGCGGTTATCCTGCCGGAGCTGACCAGCAGCGACCTGCGCTTTGGCGGATTGGATCAGGCATTGCAGGGGCACAACCAGCTGCGGCTGTTCGCCAAGCCTGACATCAGCGGCAAACGCCGTCTGGGCGTGGCGCTGGCCTGTGCACCGACCACCGAGCAGGCGGTTGAAATCGCCACTCAGGCTGCCGCGGCGGTAATGGTGCAAGGGTGA